One window of Streptomyces sp. NBC_00273 genomic DNA carries:
- a CDS encoding GHMP family kinase ATP-binding protein, with protein MIAPPARRGTGHAPCHHGEILQGVFLDATGRRCAGLVTLPMSGMGSRAEFTRLPGTPPEQLTVLPGARTKAARAAALTVAECARRRREPPCGGELRLTGDIPVGLGMGSSTSDVIAVVRAVADSYGVRLAPGTVARLAVRAELACDPLMLDGRPTLFAQREGRVLEVLGPRLPPLVVVGCALGGGAPVDTLALPVPTYDESDVRAFERLRALLRRAVATGDAALLGRVASASARRGQQLLSHPEFDALTGIGRRLGALGVQIAHSGAVAGLLLDPAAPGLRHRIRDCVRALDSNGIAATRVFTTFPPLPSLPPLPPLPSTQEFPSGPAHCGGHRPARPDTPRRPARLPAL; from the coding sequence TCCTCGACGCCACCGGGCGCCGGTGCGCCGGCCTGGTCACCCTGCCGATGTCCGGGATGGGCAGCCGGGCCGAGTTCACCCGGCTGCCCGGTACCCCGCCGGAGCAGCTCACCGTCCTACCGGGAGCCCGCACGAAGGCCGCCCGAGCGGCGGCCCTCACCGTCGCGGAATGCGCACGGCGACGCCGGGAGCCGCCCTGCGGAGGGGAGTTGCGGCTCACCGGCGACATCCCGGTGGGACTCGGCATGGGCAGCTCCACCAGTGATGTCATCGCCGTCGTGCGCGCCGTCGCGGACTCCTACGGGGTGCGGCTGGCACCCGGCACCGTCGCCCGGCTGGCGGTGCGCGCCGAACTGGCCTGCGACCCGCTGATGCTCGACGGCCGCCCGACGCTCTTCGCCCAGCGCGAGGGGCGGGTGCTGGAGGTCCTCGGCCCCCGCCTGCCGCCCCTCGTCGTCGTGGGCTGCGCCCTGGGCGGGGGCGCGCCCGTGGACACCCTCGCCCTGCCGGTCCCTACGTACGACGAGAGCGACGTACGCGCCTTCGAGCGGCTGCGCGCCCTGCTGCGGCGGGCCGTGGCCACGGGCGACGCCGCCCTGCTGGGCCGGGTCGCGAGCGCCAGCGCGCGACGGGGCCAACAGCTCTTGTCCCATCCGGAGTTCGACGCGCTCACCGGCATCGGCCGGCGGCTCGGGGCTCTGGGGGTCCAGATCGCGCACAGCGGTGCGGTGGCCGGTCTGCTCCTCGACCCGGCGGCCCCGGGCCTGCGCCACCGGATCCGCGATTGCGTGCGGGCCCTGGACAGCAACGGCATCGCCGCGACCCGCGTCTTCACGACCTTCCCGCCCCTTCCGTCCCTCCCACCCCTCCCGCCCCTCCCGTCGACCCAGGAGTTCCCGAGTGGACCAGCACATTGCGGAGGCCATCGGCCGGCCCGACCTGATACGCCTCGACGACCGGCTCGTCTGCCTGCGCTTTGA
- a CDS encoding pyridoxal-phosphate dependent enzyme, whose amino-acid sequence MDQHIAEAIGRPDLIRLDDRLVCLRFETMKVVSALAAVRHLLDTGVVRRGDTLLDSSSGIYAYALALACHRHGMRCHIVGSTTVDRTLCTQLAVLGATLDRMEPCEDLKLDQKRRVERVHEILAEHPEYHWMRQYHDDIHYLGYRAVAEQIRQSTGAGALTLVGGVGSGASTGALARYLREGSPDVELVGVQPFGSVTFGAEHVADPEIIIAGIGSSIPFENVSHASYDTLHWISFDAALAGSVDLLRRHAVFAGLSTGAGYLAARWERSQAPERTVLFIAADTGHRYVDGVYARHREAAAVDSLTPRQVTGRTELALPWSRMHWNRAPGVRPTDRTRSSISHE is encoded by the coding sequence GTGGACCAGCACATTGCGGAGGCCATCGGCCGGCCCGACCTGATACGCCTCGACGACCGGCTCGTCTGCCTGCGCTTTGAGACCATGAAGGTCGTCTCCGCCCTCGCCGCGGTCCGCCACCTGCTCGACACGGGGGTGGTGCGGCGCGGGGACACCCTGCTGGACAGCTCCAGCGGGATCTACGCGTACGCCCTCGCGCTGGCCTGTCACCGCCACGGCATGCGCTGTCACATCGTCGGCTCGACGACCGTCGATCGCACGCTGTGCACCCAACTGGCCGTGCTCGGGGCGACGCTGGATCGGATGGAGCCCTGCGAGGACCTGAAGCTGGACCAGAAGCGGCGGGTCGAGCGCGTCCACGAGATCCTCGCGGAGCACCCCGAGTACCACTGGATGCGGCAGTACCACGACGACATCCACTACCTGGGCTACCGTGCCGTGGCCGAGCAGATCCGGCAGTCGACGGGCGCGGGCGCCCTGACCCTGGTCGGCGGGGTCGGCTCGGGCGCCTCCACCGGAGCCCTCGCCCGCTATCTGAGGGAGGGATCCCCCGATGTCGAACTCGTCGGCGTGCAGCCCTTCGGCAGTGTCACCTTCGGCGCCGAGCACGTCGCCGACCCCGAGATCATCATTGCCGGGATCGGCAGCTCCATCCCCTTCGAGAACGTCAGCCACGCGTCCTACGACACGCTCCACTGGATCTCCTTCGACGCCGCGTTGGCCGGCAGCGTCGACCTGTTGCGGCGGCACGCGGTCTTCGCCGGCCTGTCCACCGGGGCCGGCTACCTAGCCGCCCGCTGGGAACGCAGCCAGGCCCCGGAACGCACGGTCCTGTTCATCGCCGCCGACACCGGCCACCGGTACGTGGACGGCGTGTACGCCCGCCACCGCGAGGCGGCCGCCGTCGACTCCCTGACGCCGCGGCAGGTCACGGGCCGGACCGAACTCGCGCTCCCCTGGTCCCGGATGCACTGGAACCGGGCCCCGGGCGTACGGCCGACCGATCGAACCCGATCATCCATCAGTCACGAGTGA